The region ATTCATACTTCTGATAAGCGTGTGTTGCGGCTCCGGTACGGTTGCTGTTACCCACAACGCGGCCATAGCTTCGGCGCCGGCAGTAGCGCAGGAGCAAACCTCAACCTCTCAACAGGGGGCCTCTGCAAAGGAGCGGAAAAAGAAGATCAAGCCAAAGAATGAGCGTACGCCAGCCGCTGTTGCCGTAACCTCTATGCGCAATATTACAAGGGCCTCCGTGTCGCAGCGCAGCACCGATGGATACTATGCTGAGCTGGTGATCATGGATAGCGGCCTGATGCTGCGCGACCCGCAGGATCTGCAGATGATCGGCAGCAGCGGAAGCCAGCTGAGCGATGGCTCCCGCATACTTTTCGAGAATTTTGTACTGCCCTTTGAGGGAACTGTGCGCTTTAAGTCACCTAATAAGATGAATACCGTGATCTATGAGCGGGTGATCAGCTTTAAGGTAAATGAAGCTGGCCGGTGGGTGGTGCGCGTCGAAATCTGACAGGGGTCGCCGCTTCTCCTTATTTATGTGTAACTTGCACGGCAGTGGGGTGCCGAACCTCTTTTCCTGTGCTCGCCGCGGACGCCTATCCATGTGGCGCAAAACTTTTTATACCCTTGCATGGATATAAGAGATTTATACATTAGTTTTGCACCCTGAAATAACTCCGTTATACTAGTTAATCAATATAAAAAGTCAAATGGCAAATATTGGCAGAATTACCCAGGTTATCGGTCCGGTGGTGGACGTTAGCTTTGCGGGTGAAAACTCTAAGCTACCAAATATTCTGGATGCCCTTCAGGTGACGAAAGACAACGGCCAGGTAGTAGTGCTGGAGGTTCAGAATCACCTGGGCGAAGACCGTGTCCGTACCATTGCGATGGACTCTACAGAAGGTCTTACCCGTGGCGCTGAAGTGGTTGACCTGGAAGGCCCAATCAAAATGCCGACAGGCGAAGGCATAAAAGGTCGTCTTTTCAACGTGATCGGCGAAGCCATTGACGGTATTCCACAGCCAGTGAGCACAGGTGGTCTGCCAATCCACAGAGCTGCCCCTCGTTTCGAGGACCTTGCCACTTCTTCTGAAGTACTTTACACAGGTATCAAAGTAATTGACCTGATTGAGCCTTATGCAAAAGGTGGTAAGATCGGTTTGTTCGGTGGTGCCGGTGTTGGTAAAACTGTATTGATCCAGGAGCTGATCAACAACATCGCGAAAGCACACGGTGGTCTTTCTGTATTTGCCGGTGTAGGCGAGCGTACCCGTGAGGGGAACGACCTGCTGCGCGAGATGATTGAAGCTGGTATCGTGCGCTACGGCAAGAACTTTATGGAGTCGCTCGAGCACGGTGGCTGGGATCTTTCTAAAGTAGATGCCGAAGAGCTGAAGGAGTCGAAGGCTACCTTCGTGTTCGGACAGATGAACGAGCCTCCTGGGGCGCGTGCACGTGTGGCCCTTTCCGGCCTTACCATGGCGGAATACTACCGTGATGGCGAGCCAGGTTCAAGCGATGCTGGTCGTGACATCCTGTTCTTCGTAGATAATATTTTCCGCTTTACGCAGGCGGGTTCTGAGGTATCGGCCCTTCTGGGTCGTATGCCATCTGCGGTAGGTTACCAGCCAACGCTGGCAACGGAGATGGGTGCCATGCAGGAGCGTATTACGTCTACCAAGCGTGGTTCCATTACTTCAGTACAGGCTGTTTACGTACCTGCCGACGACTTAACTGACCCGGCTCCGGCAACAACGTTTGCTCACCTGGATGCGACAACAGTACTTTCCCGTAAAATCTCCGAGCTTGGTATCTACCCTGCGGTAGACCCGCTGGATTCTACATCACGTATCCTGACGCCAGACGTAGTAGGTGCAGAGCACTACAACACAGCACAGCGCGTAAAAGAGATCCTGCAGCGCTATAAAGAGCTTCAGGACATCATCGCCATCCTGGGTATGGACGAGCTTTCTGACGAGGATAAACTGGTAGTGCACAGAGCGCGCCGCGTGCAGCGTTTCCTGTCTCAGCCATTCCACGTTGCCGAGCAGTTCACAGGCTTGAAAGGTGTGCTTGTTGACATCAAAGACACCATCAGAGGCTTTAACGAGATCATGGACGGCAAGCACGACCACCTGCCGGAATCAGCCTTCAACCTGGTTGGAACCATTGAAGACGCTGTTGCCAAAGGCGAGAAGATGATGGCCGAAGCAAAATAAATTCATTTATCAGCTACCAGTTATCAATTAGCACCTTTTGATAACCGGTAGCTGTTAATTGTTAATCGAAACGCATGTATTTAGAGATAATCACACCTGACAAAAAGGTTTATGCCGGTGAGGTAGAGGCCGCTCAGTTTCCGGGAGCCAACGGCTCTTTCGAGGTACTGGACATGCACGCCCCGCTCATCAGCACCCTTGACAAAGGAAATATCCGTATCACTACCAGCAAAGGACAGGAGTTCTTTACCGTGGACGGTGGTGTGGTAGAAGTACTGAATAACAAGATCATCGTACTGGCTGAGTCTGTAACAGCCTAACAGCCGGTAACAAAGTATAAAATAAGGCCTCCTGTTCTTCGTGAGCAGGAGGCCTTGTTGCTTTAGGCCTATATAGAGATACTCAAATATAGGGTAGAAAAGTGCTATAATACCCCTTCAGGAAGCCTTTTTGCTGTAAATATGCATAACAATACCCGTAGCAATTACAGGTGCTTTTGTTGTAATCCATTAACCTTTAATTATAGGCTGTTAAGCCTGCTATAGATGATGCTCACCTAATTATTTGCCTATAGAGCAGATATTTATCAGTTAACTTGAATTATTGTACGTATCTATTTTGTATTTGAATTAAATGAATAAAAAGTCTTGTCTTTTTAACTCTATACAAATCAAAAGTTACTTATGAAAAGAAGCTATGTACAATTGACGCACTTGCTCAATGCTGGGAGAAATGTGCGCTTCGGAAAGTTACTCACCCTGTTAACTGCCGCATCTTCCCTTGCGTTATTGCCAGCATGCGATAACGCGGAAGAATCTGTAGAACCTGTAACAGAACTAGGCCAGGATGCAAGTTTGCAACAGGCAAAGGGGATGGTGGGAGTAAACGTTTTGCTTAATGTAGCCGTGACAGATGCCATTCTGAGTGAATTGGGTGCACACGGTACAGTGCTGGATGTGATTCCAGAAATCAATGCTCTGACCATGAGGTTAGCAAAAGATAAGCTACCTGTTGTTCAAAAGTTATCCTTTGTGGATACTGCCAACCCAGATGCGGAGCGGAAGGGGGCACCTATAGATGCGGTATCCGTGGCGGACTTTTCTACTGGTCTGAATACATGGAACCTGGATGCAATCAACGTGACAGATTTTAGAGCAGGCCGAACGGTAGCACAGGATGCAACAGGTGTTTATGTCGGGGTGCTGGATACGGGCCTGTTGGATTCCTGGAGACAGTATTTCCCGCAAGAGCGAATTGCAACACAATATGCCAAGTCATTTGGAGGCGGTGGTGGTATGAGCGGCAATGTGTCGGAGCAACCAAACAAATGGGAGCACGACCAGAACTCGCATGGTACCCACGTAACCAGCACAATTATCGGCTTTGATCTGGGCGGTACTGCCGTCAACGGAGTTGCTCCTAAAGCGACCATTGTACCGGTAAAGGTACTGAACCAGAATGGCTCCGGTTGGTCTTCTGTAATTGCACGTGGCATTGTGTACATGGCCAACCTGAAAGCTGGTCCTCTAAAAGGCTCTCCAGTTGTTGTTAACATGAGCCTAGGAGGCGGCGTATTGGATGCAGTTGAAAAAGCTGCCATTGACTATGCCATCAGCAAAGGAGTGATCATTGTGGCGTCAGCTGGTAACAGCGGGACAGCCGGTATGGGCTATCCGGCGGCTTACGCGCCTGTTATTAGTGTGGCTAACGCTGGGCTAAAAGCAGAATTCTCGGTACCGGCCTGGTGGTATGCCTATAATGTGCCTGATCCTACAGATCTGAATGAGTTTTACATTGCCCCATCCTCTAGCCGTGCAAAGACCGGGCAAGATCTGGATGTAATGGCGCCTGGCTCCAATATTGTAGGTCCTTATCAGTTAAACAGCGGACAGCTGTCCTTCTACTACCTGACGGGTACTTCTATGGCAAGCCCGCACGTGGCAGGTATTGTTGCGCTAATGGCACAGAAGAACCCATCTATTACGGCAGTTCAAACGGAGAATATCTTGGAGTCTGTCGCTATTTCCAGCCCTGAGTGGAAAGCGAATGAAGTTGGACATGGGTTTATCACTGCCGATGCAGCACTTGGAGTAGTTCAGTAAGATAACACTATAAGCAGAAAGCCCGAGAGCCATTCCTGGACCAGGAATGGCTCTCGGGCTTTCTGCGTATCTGTGGGCATGCAACTGCGCTGTCCGATTTGTTTAGTGGGTTCTCACCAGAACAATTTTGGCTTCTAAATACTCATTGTGAGAAATCCTCCTTAAATTAAGCCAGAATTATACTTGCACAACATGCCTGATATCCACCCCAAAACCCCCCCCATTTACCAGACCTCAGTATTTACTTTCGATGATCTGAATGCGCTGGAGCTTTACTTTGAGCAGCCGGGGCAGAACTACATGTACACCCGGTACGGCAATCCCAACACCGATGAACTGGCTCGGGAGGTAAACAAGCTGGAAGGCGGAGCAGGAGGGGTGGTCACCTCTTCGGGTATGTCGGCGATACTGGCGGCAATACTGGCCATTTGCAAAGCCGGGGACCATGTGCTGTGCGCCGAGGAGATTTACGGGGGCTCTGCCGCCCTGCTGAGCCAGGAACTGACGCGTATCGGCATAGAGGTTAGCTACGTGCCAACGGCCGATACTTATACGTTGCAGAAGTATACAAAACCCAACACGCGCCTGATGCTGGCAGAAACCATGAGCAATCCCCTGCTGCAGGTGCTGGACATCGCAAAATTGGTCGAAGAAACTAGAAAACAAAGTATAAAACTGGTGATCGACAACACCTTCGCCACCCCTATACTTACCAAGCCCTTAGCGCTTGGCACCGACCTCGTCATTCATAGCGTAACCAAGTACCTCTCAGGCCACAGCGATGTAACAGCGGGCGTGGTAGTTTGCCGGAAACAGGAAGACCTGCAGCGCGTGCAAACGGTGATGCGGACCTACGGCCTGAACCTGAGTCCTTTTGAAGGCTGGTTAGCGGCACGTGGCCTGAAAACGCTGCGCTTGCGCATGAAGCAGCATTGCAGCAATGCCCTGCAAATAGCGCAATACCTGCAGCAGCACCCGAAGGTGGAGAAAGTATGGTATCCAGGTTTGGAAGAGCATCCGCAGCACGAGCTGGCCAGGCAGCAAGGGCAGGGCCTGTTCGGGGGCATGCTCAGCTTCAGGATCAAAGACGAGGCTGCGGCCGTGAACCGATTTATGCAGGCGCTGCCAAGCATACCTTTCGCGCCGTCACTGGCAGGAGTTAATACGTCTATCTCTCACCCGCTAGGTACTTCACACCGCTCCCTTTCGCCTGAGCAGCAGCTGAAATTAGGTATAACTGTGGGCGTTATCCGGTTCTCGGTGGGGATAGAGGAGCCGGAGGAGCTGATTGCTGAACTGGAAACAGCGTTGGCAGCTGTTTAATGGGGGCTGTACTTGTCCCAATCCCCAGGCGCAGGTCTTCGGACCTGTCTACAACTGTAGAGTCTGGGTTCTAGACTGACGAGTTTGACGAGTTATACTTGCTTATCTTTTTTCTAGCGTAAGTCTTCCGGCTTGTGCCCTATGATGGGTTGAGTCTGTGACTCGACTGGCTCGCAGAGCCGTACTTTATACTTCCGCTGTACTTTATGCTTCTCTGGCGCAAGCGTCCGCTTGTGCCTTCCATGAGATGCTGCTTCCTTCAGCTTGATACAAGTTATCCTTGTTGGCTACCGTTCACCCACGGCTTTACTACCTGCTCGTTTCATCTCTGACTTTGGTGCTCTCAGGCCCGAGAGGGCTCGTCCTTTGGCATCGCGCTGTGTTCCCTCCTGCGCCAAGGCGCTGCCCTGCGGGCACCGGATCTCACAAGGCGCTCAACCCAAGGACTGGGTTCTAGTTCGATAGCCGCTGCCCTTACTGTCATCTCGACCTATGGGAGAGATGACAAGGAATGTGGCAAGTATGATTCCCCTCCTCGGAGGGGCCAGGGGTGGGTTTATACTTTGTAGGGACAGGTCGCGACCTGTCCGTGCGAGGACAGCGGCTACGAAGCTTATACTTTGGCTAAACCAACTACAGAAACTTCCCTGCTTAGCTAATTCTCACATCTCGAACTTGTTTCGAGGGAGGGGCAGGGGTGGTTGGACTCTAAGAATAAGGAAGCGGTGGCTACACCACTTCCAGCAAGCGCCTCAGGTGCTTCACTACCTTGGCTAAATCCTCCTCCGTCATACTGCTGCTGCTGGGTAGGCAGAGGCCGCGTTCAAAAAGCTTACCACTGAGGTTGTTGCCCACGTAAGGGTGATGGGCAAAGAGTGGCTGCAGGTGCATGGGTTTCCAGAGGGCGCGTGTCTCGATGTTTTCCTCCTCCAGGGCCAGGCGTATACTTTCCGGCGTGTGCGGGGAGGGGAGCAGCACGGTGGTGAGCCAGCGGTTAGAGAAGCAGGCTTTAGGCTCCGCCACAAACTCCAGCCCCTCTATATGCCCCAGTTGCTGCCTGTAAAACTGGAAGATCTCCCTGCGTTGCTTAATGCGCTTCTCCAGTACCTCCATCTGCCCGCGGCCAATGCCAGCGCTGATGTTGCTCATGCGGTAGTTATAGCCCATCTGCGAATGCTCGTAGTACGGTGCGGGATCTTTGGCCTGCGTGGACAGGAATCGTGCCTGCTCCACCAACTGCTCATCTTCTGAGATGAGCGCGCCGCCCCCGGATGTGGTAATGATCTTGTTGCCATTAAAAGAGAAGACACCCACACGCCCGAATGTGCCCACCTGGTGTCCGCTGTAGCGGGAGCCAAGTGCTTCTGCCGCATCCTCCACCACCGGAATCCCAAACTCATGTGCAATGCTCATGATCTCTTTCATCTTGGCAGGCATGCCATACAGGTGCACCAGCATGATGGCAGCCGGGCGTTTTCCGAGGCGCAGGCGATCGGCAATGGCTTCGTGTAGGGCTTCGGGGCTCATGTTCCACGTTTCAGGCTCACTCTCTACAAATACGGGCTGGGCGCCTAAGTATAAAATTGGATTGGCCGAGGCCACAAAGGTAAAGGTAGAGCAAAGCACCTCATCGCCTGGCCTTACGCCTACCACCTGCAAGGCCAGGTGCAGGGCGGCGGTGCCGGAACTGAGGGCAACGGCATGGCGGGCGTTGGTGTGCTGGCAAATGTCGTGCTCAAAGCCTGCAAGGTTTGGCCCGGCAGTGGTCACCCAATTATCCTCTATTGCTTTTAAAGCATAGTTCTTCTCATGCCCGCCCATGTGCGGCACCGAGAGGAAAATTCGTCCTGGCCTGTAGATCATATAGCTAAATGTGAGGTGGGGCTTTTGCGGCTGCGAAGCCTCGGGTTCAGATGCTATCATACGGCGCCGGCGCCAATTTGGCTGTCCTGGTCAGCAAAGGTGCTGTATTAGTGCCCTTTAATATACCATTTTCCCGCAAAGTATAACAGTTTAGTCCTATACTTTTTTAGGAAGCGGTGTGCCATGGCCGCGTTTTCAGCGTAAATTCATAGATTGCAATCTCCAAACCCAACAATGCAGACGATGCTTGATTTCCCTAACGCCAAAATAAACCTGGGCCTCTACATCACCGAGAAGCGCCCCGACGGCTTTCATAACCTGCAGTCGTGCTTTTACCCGGTGCGCTGGTGCGATGCCCTGGAGATTCTGCCGGCGGAGGAAATACAGTTTGACATGACGGGCCTGCCGGTGCCAGGAGACCCGGAGACGAACCTGTGTCTGAAAGCCTATAAGCTGCTGCAGCAGGACCACAACCTGCCGCCCGTGCACCTGCACCTGCACAAGGTTTTG is a window of Pontibacter kalidii DNA encoding:
- the atpD gene encoding F0F1 ATP synthase subunit beta translates to MANIGRITQVIGPVVDVSFAGENSKLPNILDALQVTKDNGQVVVLEVQNHLGEDRVRTIAMDSTEGLTRGAEVVDLEGPIKMPTGEGIKGRLFNVIGEAIDGIPQPVSTGGLPIHRAAPRFEDLATSSEVLYTGIKVIDLIEPYAKGGKIGLFGGAGVGKTVLIQELINNIAKAHGGLSVFAGVGERTREGNDLLREMIEAGIVRYGKNFMESLEHGGWDLSKVDAEELKESKATFVFGQMNEPPGARARVALSGLTMAEYYRDGEPGSSDAGRDILFFVDNIFRFTQAGSEVSALLGRMPSAVGYQPTLATEMGAMQERITSTKRGSITSVQAVYVPADDLTDPAPATTFAHLDATTVLSRKISELGIYPAVDPLDSTSRILTPDVVGAEHYNTAQRVKEILQRYKELQDIIAILGMDELSDEDKLVVHRARRVQRFLSQPFHVAEQFTGLKGVLVDIKDTIRGFNEIMDGKHDHLPESAFNLVGTIEDAVAKGEKMMAEAK
- the atpC gene encoding ATP synthase F1 subunit epsilon; translation: MYLEIITPDKKVYAGEVEAAQFPGANGSFEVLDMHAPLISTLDKGNIRITTSKGQEFFTVDGGVVEVLNNKIIVLAESVTA
- a CDS encoding S8 family peptidase, which codes for MKRSYVQLTHLLNAGRNVRFGKLLTLLTAASSLALLPACDNAEESVEPVTELGQDASLQQAKGMVGVNVLLNVAVTDAILSELGAHGTVLDVIPEINALTMRLAKDKLPVVQKLSFVDTANPDAERKGAPIDAVSVADFSTGLNTWNLDAINVTDFRAGRTVAQDATGVYVGVLDTGLLDSWRQYFPQERIATQYAKSFGGGGGMSGNVSEQPNKWEHDQNSHGTHVTSTIIGFDLGGTAVNGVAPKATIVPVKVLNQNGSGWSSVIARGIVYMANLKAGPLKGSPVVVNMSLGGGVLDAVEKAAIDYAISKGVIIVASAGNSGTAGMGYPAAYAPVISVANAGLKAEFSVPAWWYAYNVPDPTDLNEFYIAPSSSRAKTGQDLDVMAPGSNIVGPYQLNSGQLSFYYLTGTSMASPHVAGIVALMAQKNPSITAVQTENILESVAISSPEWKANEVGHGFITADAALGVVQ
- a CDS encoding trans-sulfuration enzyme family protein produces the protein MPDIHPKTPPIYQTSVFTFDDLNALELYFEQPGQNYMYTRYGNPNTDELAREVNKLEGGAGGVVTSSGMSAILAAILAICKAGDHVLCAEEIYGGSAALLSQELTRIGIEVSYVPTADTYTLQKYTKPNTRLMLAETMSNPLLQVLDIAKLVEETRKQSIKLVIDNTFATPILTKPLALGTDLVIHSVTKYLSGHSDVTAGVVVCRKQEDLQRVQTVMRTYGLNLSPFEGWLAARGLKTLRLRMKQHCSNALQIAQYLQQHPKVEKVWYPGLEEHPQHELARQQGQGLFGGMLSFRIKDEAAAVNRFMQALPSIPFAPSLAGVNTSISHPLGTSHRSLSPEQQLKLGITVGVIRFSVGIEEPEELIAELETALAAV
- a CDS encoding aminotransferase class V-fold PLP-dependent enzyme translates to MIYRPGRIFLSVPHMGGHEKNYALKAIEDNWVTTAGPNLAGFEHDICQHTNARHAVALSSGTAALHLALQVVGVRPGDEVLCSTFTFVASANPILYLGAQPVFVESEPETWNMSPEALHEAIADRLRLGKRPAAIMLVHLYGMPAKMKEIMSIAHEFGIPVVEDAAEALGSRYSGHQVGTFGRVGVFSFNGNKIITTSGGGALISEDEQLVEQARFLSTQAKDPAPYYEHSQMGYNYRMSNISAGIGRGQMEVLEKRIKQRREIFQFYRQQLGHIEGLEFVAEPKACFSNRWLTTVLLPSPHTPESIRLALEEENIETRALWKPMHLQPLFAHHPYVGNNLSGKLFERGLCLPSSSSMTEEDLAKVVKHLRRLLEVV